From Endozoicomonas sp. 8E, the proteins below share one genomic window:
- a CDS encoding O-antigen ligase family protein, producing MKQALFLSLLAVMLWLPLPEGSKPEWAMGVLMMLVLGLALFWLLGYALNRLPLTVVFQKARWFHVGFILITSWLFIQQTPLPADWVKTISPHAWDVHSQAYLALELPLPELLPLSIDPFATLVTALLTMAYYLLFCLCLLLIDRPEKLKIFAWVLVISGIFQAVFGSLTTLSGLEVLLFRDKPSYFGVATGTFVNRNSFAGFLEMTLAAGMGLLIAQLNERPSQSWQEWLHRTLKTLMSNKVILRTGLAIMVIGLVLSRSRMGNTAFFTSLMVTGFLYVICRKQLSRSMMLLFVSLLVIDTAIVSQWFGLEKVVERLEQTSLERETRPNVSEVTLNAIGDYGLTGSGGGSFYTTLPSYHDGSWRGYYDLAHNDFLQFPLEFGLLAYAILALMVLTAAWHAIVAMRKRRNRLMIGMGFTAFMGILAIMIHSSVDFNLQIPSNSAYFVCMMALALLARYLPTVGKTRRQKICGE from the coding sequence ATGAAACAAGCTCTTTTCTTATCGTTGCTGGCGGTGATGCTCTGGCTGCCCTTACCCGAAGGCAGCAAGCCCGAGTGGGCGATGGGGGTTTTGATGATGCTGGTCTTAGGGCTGGCGTTGTTTTGGTTACTCGGTTATGCCCTGAATCGGCTGCCGCTGACTGTTGTTTTTCAGAAAGCCCGCTGGTTTCATGTTGGGTTTATTCTGATCACCAGCTGGCTGTTTATACAACAAACACCGCTACCGGCTGATTGGGTAAAAACGATTTCCCCCCATGCGTGGGATGTTCATTCTCAGGCCTACCTGGCATTGGAATTGCCTCTGCCTGAGTTGCTCCCACTCTCTATTGACCCTTTTGCCACCCTGGTTACGGCCTTGCTGACAATGGCTTATTACCTGCTGTTTTGCCTGTGTCTTCTGCTGATTGACCGGCCTGAGAAACTGAAAATCTTTGCCTGGGTGCTGGTAATATCCGGTATTTTTCAAGCAGTGTTTGGTTCGTTAACTACGCTTTCAGGTCTGGAGGTTTTGCTGTTCCGGGATAAGCCCTCTTACTTCGGTGTCGCCACTGGTACCTTTGTGAACCGTAACAGCTTTGCCGGTTTTCTGGAGATGACCCTGGCTGCAGGTATGGGGTTGCTGATTGCCCAGCTTAATGAGCGACCTTCCCAAAGTTGGCAGGAATGGCTGCACCGCACCCTGAAAACCCTGATGAGTAATAAGGTGATCCTCCGCACCGGCTTGGCCATCATGGTGATTGGTCTGGTGCTCTCGCGCTCACGTATGGGAAATACTGCGTTTTTCACAAGCCTGATGGTGACCGGCTTTTTGTACGTCATCTGTCGAAAACAGCTGAGCCGGAGTATGATGTTGCTGTTTGTCAGTTTACTGGTGATCGACACCGCTATTGTCAGCCAATGGTTTGGCCTGGAGAAGGTGGTGGAGCGTCTTGAGCAGACTTCGCTGGAACGGGAGACCCGTCCTAATGTCTCCGAAGTGACATTGAATGCCATTGGCGATTATGGCCTGACCGGCTCCGGTGGCGGCTCCTTCTATACGACACTACCTTCTTATCACGATGGTAGCTGGAGGGGGTATTATGACTTGGCCCACAATGATTTTCTGCAGTTTCCCCTGGAGTTTGGTTTGCTCGCTTATGCCATTCTGGCGCTGATGGTGCTCACTGCGGCCTGGCATGCCATTGTGGCCATGCGCAAGCGTCGTAACCGGCTGATGATCGGTATGGGCTTTACTGCCTTTATGGGCATTCTGGCCATTATGATTCACTCATCTGTGGATTTTAATCTGCAAATCCCTTCTAACTCGGCATATTTTGTCTGCATGATGGCGCTGGCATTGCTGGCGCGGTATTTGCCGACGGTTGGCAAAACACGTCGGCAAAAGATCTGTGGTGAATAG
- a CDS encoding ATP-dependent zinc protease, giving the protein MLYSLRLRYAAGFLLLTLMLLFPPLSQPLSASTSQQCNVGNRYLVGHLETVTRIDHQFDTQLPALIDSGSTTSSMDARDINFETSVNGSDWVRFKILTERGGYGREVTLLKPVKRFIRVLTHSGKPQRRPVIEATIELGNIKTTTEFSLTSRSKFPQSILLGRNTLDDLAVIDTSQQYLLDSCQSAGGIAFGH; this is encoded by the coding sequence ATGTTGTATTCTCTCAGGCTGCGCTATGCAGCTGGTTTTCTTTTACTGACTCTGATGCTGTTATTCCCGCCACTGTCTCAGCCCCTTTCGGCCAGCACGTCTCAACAGTGCAATGTTGGCAACCGTTACCTGGTGGGCCATCTGGAAACCGTGACTCGCATTGACCATCAGTTTGATACCCAACTTCCCGCACTGATTGACTCCGGTTCCACCACATCCTCTATGGATGCCAGGGATATTAATTTCGAAACCTCAGTCAATGGTTCAGACTGGGTAAGGTTCAAGATCCTGACGGAACGGGGCGGTTATGGTCGGGAGGTGACCCTGCTCAAACCCGTTAAACGGTTTATTCGTGTACTAACCCATTCCGGGAAACCACAACGACGGCCAGTCATTGAAGCCACTATTGAACTGGGCAATATAAAAACCACCACCGAATTCAGCCTTACCTCACGTTCCAAATTTCCCCAGAGTATTCTGCTTGGCCGGAATACGCTGGATGACCTGGCGGTGATTGATACCTCACAACAGTATCTTCTGGATAGCTGTCAGTCAGCCGGAGGTATTGCTTTCGGCCACTGA
- a CDS encoding tyrosine-protein phosphatase: MIDIHNHIIPAIDDGPDTLEQSLELLRIAEANNIQRLVCTPHMHPGRYDNDITTIAPAFDALVGFALEAGVGIQLAMGAEVRFSDELMFQLRNERIPVIGKWEGNDCLLLEMPHQNIPMGIEEMLEWLARQHVRVVIAHPERNKELMAYPERIFPLVERGALLQVTAGCIPGFFGEKAQTTARWLLDHELVQFVASDAHNSKHRPPAMKAAAEVLDDWYGKELRDQWTLINPDLLTLSLFGGQSLLKVGRDV, from the coding sequence ATGATCGATATTCATAACCATATTATCCCCGCCATTGATGATGGCCCGGACACTCTGGAGCAGTCCCTGGAACTGCTGCGTATAGCCGAAGCCAATAATATCCAGCGGTTAGTCTGTACGCCCCATATGCACCCCGGCCGTTACGATAACGATATCACCACCATTGCTCCTGCCTTTGATGCACTGGTGGGCTTCGCCCTTGAAGCAGGCGTAGGTATTCAACTGGCCATGGGCGCCGAAGTGCGCTTCAGTGATGAGCTGATGTTTCAATTGCGTAATGAGCGTATTCCGGTGATCGGCAAGTGGGAGGGCAACGACTGTCTGTTGCTGGAGATGCCGCACCAGAATATTCCCATGGGCATTGAAGAGATGCTTGAGTGGCTGGCCCGGCAGCATGTGAGGGTAGTGATTGCTCACCCGGAACGTAATAAAGAATTGATGGCCTACCCGGAGCGGATCTTCCCCCTGGTGGAGAGGGGCGCTTTGTTGCAGGTGACCGCGGGATGCATTCCCGGTTTTTTTGGTGAAAAGGCGCAGACCACAGCCCGCTGGCTGCTGGATCATGAACTGGTGCAATTTGTGGCTTCTGATGCTCATAACAGCAAACATCGACCACCCGCGATGAAGGCTGCTGCAGAGGTGTTGGATGACTGGTACGGTAAAGAGCTTCGGGATCAGTGGACGCTGATCAATCCGGACTTGTTGACCTTGTCGCTCTTTGGTGGCCAATCACTCTTAAAGGTTGGACGTGATGTTTAA
- the galU gene encoding UTP--glucose-1-phosphate uridylyltransferase GalU: MLKKCLFPAAGYGTRFLPATKSMPKEMMPVVSKPLIEYGVEESLQAGLSDICMVTGRGKRALEDHFDTNYELEHQIAGSDKETLLTNIRQLIDSCTFSYTRQREMKGLGHAILCGETLIGKQPFGVVLADDLCINADGPGVLAQMAQLYKQFRCSIVAVMEVPEDEVHKYGVIAGQAISDDLIRVENMVEKPAREEAPSNLAIIGRYILTPDIFDLIRDTQPGKGGEIQITDALMTQAQLGCVLAYKFKGRRFDCGSIEGFIEATNYCYDKLYAH; this comes from the coding sequence ATGCTGAAAAAATGTCTTTTCCCTGCTGCCGGTTACGGTACGCGCTTTCTGCCTGCCACAAAGAGTATGCCCAAAGAGATGATGCCGGTGGTCTCCAAACCGCTGATTGAATACGGTGTAGAAGAATCCCTGCAAGCTGGGTTATCGGACATCTGTATGGTGACTGGTCGCGGTAAGCGGGCATTGGAGGATCACTTCGATACCAATTACGAGCTGGAGCACCAGATCGCGGGTTCAGATAAAGAAACATTGTTGACCAATATTCGACAGTTGATCGACAGCTGTACTTTCTCGTATACCCGACAGCGAGAGATGAAAGGTCTCGGCCACGCCATTCTCTGTGGTGAAACATTAATTGGCAAGCAGCCCTTTGGTGTGGTCCTGGCCGATGATCTGTGTATTAACGCCGATGGGCCTGGTGTACTGGCACAAATGGCACAGCTCTACAAACAGTTCCGTTGCTCAATTGTTGCGGTAATGGAAGTGCCGGAAGATGAAGTCCATAAATACGGTGTCATTGCCGGACAGGCTATTTCTGATGACCTGATTCGTGTAGAAAATATGGTGGAAAAACCTGCCAGAGAAGAGGCTCCCAGTAATCTGGCCATTATTGGGCGCTATATTCTCACTCCGGACATTTTCGACCTGATCAGAGATACCCAACCGGGCAAGGGAGGTGAAATCCAGATTACCGATGCACTGATGACCCAGGCTCAGCTTGGCTGTGTGCTGGCTTATAAATTCAAGGGCAGACGGTTTGATTGCGGCAGTATTGAAGGTTTCATCGAAGCCACCAACTATTGCTACGATAAGCTTTACGCTCATTAA